In Glandiceps talaboti chromosome 6, keGlaTala1.1, whole genome shotgun sequence, one DNA window encodes the following:
- the LOC144436165 gene encoding transketolase-like protein 2, whose amino-acid sequence MAEADEKKLIYLRDIANRLRIHSIRATDAAGSGHPTSCCSMAEIMSVLFFHQMRYKVKEPKDPANDRLVLSKGHAAPILYAAWAETGLFPVEELLKLRKIDSDLEGHPTPRSSFIDVATGSLGQGLSVACGMAYVGKHYDKADYRVYCVIGDGESAEGSIWEAMHFASHYKLDNLVAIFDINRLGQCGVTTLQHDMETYCKRTEAFGWNTYIVDGHDVAALCKVLYDATTVSGKPTCILAKTIKGKGIPVAEDRIGYHGKGIISDKAEETINAIQELIQSTSKDGICPSLPLKDVPPVNFKVKLSEPPNYKKGEKLPIRVSYGSALIKLGKDNEHVIALDGDTETSTFSNMYLNEFPDRFIECFIAEQNMVGIAIGATCRNRTIAFASSFAAFLTRAYDQIRMGAISQTNINLCGSHCGVCIGPDGASQMGLEDLAMFRSIPTSTVFYPSDAVSTERAVELAANTNGICYIRITRPPIAVIYNNDEVFQVGKAKVVSSPDKAHVTVVGAGITLHEALIAAEKLAREGIKIRVVDLFTIKPIDIDTLAASASQTDGKVLTVEDHHPEGGIGEAVSRALSTFPNITVRCLAVSGIPRSGQFAELLEMFNISHDAIIKNVKEMVQP is encoded by the exons ACATCCGACGTCATGCTGCAGTATGGCGGAGATCATGTCAGTTCTATTCTTCCACCAAATGAGGTACAAAGTGAAGGAACCAAAGGATCCAGCAAATGACAGATTAGTCCTGTCTAAG GGCCATGCTGCTCCGATTCTGTATGCTGCCTGGGCAGAGACTGGTCTCTTTCCCGTGGAAGAGTTATTGAAGCTCCGTAAAATAGACAGCGACTTAGAGGGTCATCCAACTCCT agatCGAGTTTTATTGATGTTGCGACTGGTTCACTTGGACAAGGTCTTAGCGTAGCATGTGGTATGGCTTACGTTGGCAAACACTACGATAAAGCCGA CTACCGTGTCTACTGTGTGATTGGCGATGGAGAAAGTGCAGAAGGATCTATTTGGGAGGCCATGCATTTCGCTAGTCATTACAAACTTGATAATCTGGTAGCAATCTTTGACATCAACCGGTTAGGTCAATGTGGTGTGACAACTTTGCAGCACGACATGGAGACTTACTGTAAACGGACGGAGGCTTTTGG CTGGAACACTTATATTGTGGATGGACATGATGTAGCAGCTCTATGCAAGGTACTTTATGATGCAACTACTGTCTCTGGGAAACCAACCTGTATCCTAGCCAAGACAATTAAAGGAAAAGGCATTCCAG TGGCTGAGGATAGGATTGGCTATCACGGCAAAGGTATAATTAGTGACAAAGCGGAAGAGACCATTAACGCAATTCAAGAGCTAATTCAGTCCACAAGCAAGGATGGCATATGTCCCTCCCTACCGCTCAAGGATGTTCCACCTGTAAATTTCAAAGTCAAATTATCCGAGCCGCCAAACTACAAAAAGGGAGAAAAG CTTCCTATCCGGGTTTCCTATGGCTCTGCTCTAATAAAATTAGGCAAGGACAATGAACACGTCATAGCCTTAGACGGTGACACGGAAACGTCCACCTTCTCAAATATGTACCTAAACGAGTTTCCTGACCGTTTCATTGAATGCTTTATCGCTGAACAAAATATGGTAGGGATAGCCATTGGTGCAACCTGCAGAAACCGTACTATTGCATTCGCCAGCAGTTTTGCCGCTTTTCTGACAAGGGCATACGATCAGATTCGAATGGGTGCTATCTCACAGACGAACATTAATTTGTGTGGTTCACATTGTGGTGTGTGTATAG GTCCAGATGGTGCATCCCAAATGGGGTTAGAAGATTTGGCCATGTTCCGTTCAATTCCTACATCAACGGTGTTCTACCCTAGCGATGCAGTGTCTACGGAGAGGGCTGTAGAATTAGCTGCTAACACAAATGGCATCTGTTATATTCGCATAACTCGCCCTCCAATAGCAGTGATCTACAATAATGATGAAGTTTTTCAGGTTGGCAAAGCAAAG GTTGTGAGTAGTCCTGACAAGGCACATGTGACAGTAGTCGGTGCAGGTATAACCCTACACGAGGCATTGATTGCAGCTGAGAAACTGGCAAGAGAAGGAATCAAAATCCGTGTTGTTGATCTCTTCACCATCAAACCCATTGATATAGACACCCTGGCAGCCAGTGCCAGTCAAACTGATGGCAAAGTGCTCACTGTGGAGGACCATCACCCCGAAG GTGGTATTGGAGAAGCCGTTTCCCGGGCCTTATCCACCTTTCCAAATATCACCGTACGGTGTTTGGCTGTCAGTGGTATACCTCGTAGTGGTCAATTTGCAGAACTACTGGAAATGTTTAACATCAGCCACGATGCCATCATAAAGAACGTCAAAGAAATGGTCCAACCATAA